The sequence below is a genomic window from Pirellulales bacterium.
TCGAGACCACGAAACGAGCGTGCAAAAACCCGCGGGGGGGCGATTGCCTGCGCGGCCTCGGTTTGGCACGATGGGGGCTCGATTCGGGCGAGCAGGCCCGAGATGGACCGTTACTTGCACGATTTTCTAGAGACGAGAGCAACCCACCCATGGCCGCATTCCCCGAAATTACGAAGATCCGCTACGAAGGCCCCACCTCGAAGAATCCGCTCGCCTTCCACCATTACAACCCTGACGAGATCGTCGAGGGGAAGGCGATGAAGGACCACTTCCGCTTTAGCGTCGCCTATTGGCATACCTTCCGCGGTGCGGGGGCGGATCCGTTTGGGCCGGGCACGGCCGTACGCCCCTGGGAAGCGCCGGTTGATTCCGTCGAAAACGCAATCAACCGCGTCCGCGTGGCCTTTGAATTCATGGAAAAGCTGGGGGTCCCCTTCTACTGCTTCCACGATCGCGACGTAGCGCCCGAGGGGGCAACACTGGCCGAGTCGAACAAGAACCTCGACGCCGTGGCCAAGGTGCTGAAGGAAGAGCAGCAGCGGACCGGCATCAAGTTGCTATGGGGAACGGCGAACCTGTTCAGCAATCCTCGCTACGTACACGGCGCCGCGACCAGCCCCAATGCCGACGCCTTTGCCTTTGCCGCGGCTCAGGTCAAAAAAGCTCTGGAAGTCACCAAGGAGTTGGGGGGTGATGGCTACACGTTCTGGGGCGGCCGCGAAGGCTATCAGAACCTGTGGAATACCGAAATGAAGCGCGAGGTCGACCATCTGGCCCGCTTTATGCACATGTCGGTCGATTATGCCGACCAAATTGGCTTCAAGGGGCAGTTCTATTTCGAACCAAAGCCGAAGGAACCGACCAAGCACCAGTACGATTTCGACGTCGCGGCCTGCATCAACTTCTTGCGCGCCTACGGCCTGGAGAAGCACATCAAGATGAACATCGAGGCCAACCATGCCACCCTGGCCGGCCATTCGATGCACCACGAACTGGAATATGCCGCGATGCAGGGCTTTCTCGGCTCGGTCGACGCCAACTACGGTGACCTGATGCTGGGCTGGGACACGGACCAATTCCCGACCGACATTTATCTCACGACGCAGATCATGCTGGTGCTGCTGAAGTACGGCGGTTTCACCAAGGGTGGGTTGAACTTCGACGCCAAAGTGCGGCGAGAAAGCTTCGAGCCGGTCGATCTGTTCCACGCTCACATCGGCGGAATGGACGCCTTCGCCCGTGGGTTGAAGATCGCCGCGGCGATTCGGGCCGATGGCCGCTTGAACGAGCTCTTGAAGAGCCGGTACAGCAGTTGGGACTCGGGCGTGGGCGCCGAGATCGAGTCCGGCAAGGCCAACTTCAAATCGCTCGAGGCGTACATGCTCAAGAAGGGGGATGCCACGCCGAACACTAGTGGCCGGCAGGAAATGATCGAGAACCTGATCAATACCTTCGTATAGCAGTCAGGCGACGGTTATCCACGGTTAGTTGGCAATTAACTAAATTAGCCGCTAACGCCGTGCCCCCTAACGCACACTAGCCCGCAGTGCCCGCCAGGGATGTTCTCCCTGACTGGCACAGCGGGCTAGGTTTTTTGCACGGTTGACTTGCTTGAACGACGACCCGAACAGTTACGTTCTGCAATTCATACTACGAACGCTTGCGGCGAATGCGGCGCCAGGCGAGCGTACCGACAGCCATCCCGACGAGCGTGACGCTGGCCGGTTCCGGAATCGGATTCGACACGGTGTGGAACGTCGGCGTGAAGAACGATAGTGTCGGAGCGCCATCGATGGCGAAAGCCAGCACGCTGTTCTGCACGTCGAGCGAGGTGAAACCCGGGCCGAACGACAGGCTGTTGCTCAACTGTGTCGAGCCGGGACTGCCGGAGAAGATATTCATCGTGTCGGTCGTGTTGGTGGGCAGGAAGCTCTCCGTGCCCGACACGATACCACTGCCACCGACAACGCTGGGATTTCCCGCGAGCGCGGCAGACGTGATGGTAACGCCGGGGGTCAACTCGGTGACGCGATAGGTCACCAGCGCGTCCGAACCTGCATTGCCCGGCAGGTCGGTGAAGGCGCCCTGGATCATCAGGCCGTTGTCGCCGGCGAGCGATGTGAACGGCGTAACGTTCACGGTGCTGGCCGTCGGCATGTCGCCGGTTTGCAAATACGTGAAGTTGCTGAACAGCAAATCGCCCACCTGGATGGTTTGTCCCGGGTTGAGCAGGTCAGACAACATCGTGGCTCGGGCCATGCCGGCGCCACCGATCAAAATGATCGAAAAAGCCAGCAGTCGGGTGAAGGTGCGTTGCAAAGTCATGTGCGTCTCTGTTCTCGGGTGCAAATCGTAGTGCGAACTCTCGTGGATATCGAAAAAGCCTCTGTATCTCTCTCGACCTGAGGACGTCATGACCCGAAGTGGTGCCGACGGGACGTTGACGGCTTTGGGCGGGCAAAAAGCGAAGTCCGTCGAGCGCCGTGTGAAGGGCGAGCGGTTGGATTTCGCGCCGTTAGACGATCAAGATTTGTCGTACCGTGTTTCGGCGAGCGCGATAGAAATGCGCAAGCAAAGTCGCGGCAGAAAATTGATCGGGTGACGGTGCCCGAGAGAATCGCTTGAGAACCGAGTCACGGAATTGCTTCCGGTACTTGGTGCGATTCTCAGCGAGAGAGCATTAGCAACTCTTAAAACGGACCGTCGAAGAAAAACTCTTACAGCAAAAACCGCCGAAGCGAGAACTAGGGCGTTTACCTCACCCCACTATAATCACCGCTTCGCAGCAAAGGTATCGCAAAATCCCTAAAATTCTCAAATTCTTATTTTAGGGATCCTTTCAGCCAACTCGGCAACTGCCAAGCGACCGATGGGATTCTCAAAATCTTACTTACAAGTCTCTTGGCTTTTTACATTGCGGCGGACCACACGTCCGACACCTACTCCCAAAACGCCAAGGGCCAACAGCAGCGCACTGGCCGGCTCGGGAACGCGCGTCACGTGAAAGGTCGGCGTGAAGAAGGACAACGTTGCCGCGCCGTTGGTCGCGGACGCCTGCAAGAGATCTTGCACGGTCACGCTCGTCACGGACGAACTTAGCGCCGTGCTGTCAGTCAATTGGACCGGGCCAGGCGATGAATTACTGAAGATACTGAGCGCTCCGACGTTCGGCGTAAACGACTGCGCAACCGTGATCGTGCCAGGGCCGATGACCACGTTCGGGTTGCCGAACAACGCGGCATCCGAGATCACCGTGCCCGCAGCCGAGGTCACGCGATAGCCGATCGTGCCGTTGGATCCGCTGCCCCCCGCGAAATCGAGGAACGCGCCCTGGAACGTCAAGCCAGCGTCACCCGTCGTGTATGGAGCGACATTAATATTCGCGGCCGTGGGCATGTCGCCGGTGCCGAGGTAGGTAAAGTCATCGAACGTCAGGCTGCCGACGACAATACTCTGCCCCGGGGCCAGGAGCGTCGAGAGCGGCGTCGCCTGTGCAGTAGCAACGATCGACAGCACCACGGCCAATGCCGAGAGAATGCTGATCGTTTTACGCGAAATGCCCCGATTCATGCGTTTTTCCCGTTGATAGTTTGTTGTCTCTTGGCTGTTCGAAACGGCCGGTCTTGATGTCGAAGCTATGGTGTCGGTGCATAAAACGGCGCACCGTGAACTTTGTTGGTCGTTCCCTGGGACAGACGCGCGCACGAAAAAACGCGGCGTTCAGACCAAGGAAAGGAAGGCTATGAGAATCGCGGAAAAGCGGCGTTAGCCGCGGGGTCGCCTGCGGGCTTTCAACCCACGAGCAAGGAAGCGATTCTTAGCGAGAATGCATTAGCTACTCAGTGTGACTGGCAGAATGCTCAAGCGCGATGCTGGCATTCAATGACGCCGAGTCTAATACGCACCGCGGGCGTTGTAAAGATTTGTGCGAAGATATTCCGAATTTATTAGCCACATTCGGGGGGTGGGGAACGATGTCAAACGTGATCGATCTCTTGCCACCAATCCGCCGACTCGATGGCAGCCCCGTCGAAAGACAGACTCATATCGAGCGATTTGACCATCGTGATCTCGTCCTCGCGGCGAGAAATGGCAAACAGAGCTTCCGCCGGCGAGGCTTTCGGCATCCATCCCCCCGCTCGGGTTAACGCCCGTCCCTTTGCCATTTCGATTACCAGCCGAAACAGCTTCTCGCGTCGCTCGGCGTCCCCCGCTAAAACGGCCTGATCGTCGATCAGCAGGTCCAGTTTGGCCTGCCGCAGCCAGGCGTATCCCACCGTCTGGCCGGTCGGATCGAGAAGCCAAAAATGTTCGGCCGTCGGCTGCCGGGCGGCCAGATGCTCCCAATAATCGGCCGTTCGGTCGACGGCCAAAGGGCGCTGCCCATGATCACTGTCGTATAAGCTCGCGAGCCGCGGAACGCGCCGGGCGAATTCCTCGCCGGCTGGCACCGCGACCAGCCGCCATCCTGCCACCGCGTTCACCCCAGGGTTTGCACTGTCGGTGCTCGCCCAACCAATGTGCGCCGGGCAAAGCGTGTAGCCCAATCGCTCGTAATAGCGCGGATCGATATCGCAGAAGAGCGTACTGATGCGAGCCCCGGCCTGTTGCTCGTGCGACTCCGCCCAGCGAATCATGCGCGGCGCGATCCCCTGGCCGCGATAAGCATCGAGCGTATGTACCGAGGCAATTCCAATGCCTGGGAAGCTTCGCCCGTGCAGCCAGAAGCGCACGGGATGACTGGCAAGCGCGGCCACGACCTTTCCGCCCAAGCAGCCGACGATCCAGTGGGCACGACGATGCAGTGCGGACTTCTCACGTCGCGCCACATGTTCAGTCAGTGTCAGCCCCAGCGACCAGACATCGTGGCAATTTTCGTGTGCGCGGCAGCGCTCGTCGTCCGTGGCCAGATGAATATCGAGGAATTGCGTCATGGCAGGCAATTGCGTGGCCAGGAAAACGTGATTGTGGACCGTCGCGGCAGCGTGTGTCGTCGACTCGCTTGCAGCCGCGCGGCTGTCGGCTAGATTGTGGGCGCATTTCCCCTTGGTGCAATCCGCACCGCCAGACTTTATTCGCCGCCCGAGGAGCTTCGCCGTGTCGACTGCCATGAACGAGCGTATTCTGTTGGCCACACGTCCGGTCGGTTACCCCAAGGAGAGTGATTTCCGGCTTGAACAACAACCGATCGAGCAGCCGGCCGACGGGCAGTTTCTCGTTCGCGTCGGTTACTTGTCATTGGACCCTTACATGCGCGGGCGCATGAGTGATGCCAAGAGTTACGCCACGCCTGTCAAACCGGGCGAAGTAATGGTCGGCGGCGGCGTGGGACGCGTCGAGGCGTCGCGCCATCCAAAGTTTGCTGTCGGTGATTTTGTCGTCGGACCGAATTTCGGTTGGCAAACATACGCCATCAGCAACGGGGCTGGCATTACGAAAGTCGATCTCGAGCTCGCGCCGATTTCAACGGCCCTAGGCGTCTTAGGCATGCCGGGACTGACGGCCTACTTCGGACTGCTCGAAATCGGACAGCCCCGGCCCGGTGAAACCGTCTTGGTCTCGGCAGCTTCGGGCGCCGTGGGAGCAGTCGTTGGGCAAATCGCGAAGATCGCCGGTTGCCGCGTCGTGGGCATTGTTGGTTCGGACGAGAAAGCAGCCTACATCCGCGACGAACTCGGTTTCGACGCGGCGGTCAACTATCGGACCGCCCCGGACCTTGCGAAAGCGATCGGCGAGGCCTGCCCCAACGGTGTCGACGTCTACTTCGAAAATGTCGGCGGCGAGATTCTCGACGCCGCGATGCGCAATCTGAATCATCGGGCCAGAATCCCCGTCTGCGGCATGATCGCGGAATACAACCTCGACAAACCGGCAGTCGGCCCCAGGCCCGGCCGAATGATCCTGGTATCGCGGGCGCGGATGGAAGGATTTCTGGTGTTCGATTTCCACGATCAATACCCGCAGGCGCTCGCCGCGCTCGGTCGCTGGGTGCGGGAAGGCAAAATCAAATACCGCGAGGACGTCGTCGACGGCTTGAAGAACGCCCCGCAGGCGTTCATCGGGCTGATGCAGGGAAAGAATTTCGGCAAGCTGCTGGTGCGCGTGGCGAAGCTGGATAGGTGACGATATTGGTTACGAATCCACGACTAGCATAAATAGTTGTTCAGTTCTGCCCGCGCGTTTGATCAACCCGTCAGCCTCGAGTTGGTTCAGGTATTCCTTTAACGTAAAAAAATCCTGAATTGACTCAAATGTCGCACGTCCCCTGGCAAACAGATGCAATCGCCATGTATCAAATGCGTCCCACTCACCATCGTTCGCGAAGTCAACATCGACTATCAAGCCGTCAAATTCGAAACAAACCCCGATACCATGAAACGAGTACGATGTGCCCGTTGAAAGCTCACCGTCCTTGGGGATTTGTTGCGAACGCCAAGCAGCCAGGAGAGTTCTGGTCCCCGCTTTGATTGCTAGTTGCTTGCAAAGTCGATCCGCTTCACGGAGGTAGTCGTGAATAATGTCGAGAAGTAGTTTTCGGCGGTCTTCCTCAATCATGCTCGTATTATACCGAACGTCTAGGCAATCTTTATGGCACTCCCTCGCGCACAGTTGAATCAGGTAATCGACGTTCGTCCGCTAGGGCACGGCATTGCGACTTCGCCGACGTCGACGTTATTGACAACAGAATCGCTCGAGTTGATCCGCCTGGTGATGCCGGCTGGCAAAAAGATCCCCACACATCAGGTGCCAGGCGAGATCACGGTGCAATGCCTGGAAGGAAAGATCGAATTCACCGCCGGCGATCGTTCGCACGAACTGCGTGCGGGCGAGATGTTGGGGCTGCCCGGCGGCTGTCCCCACTCGCTCTCAGCAGTCGAGGACGCCACGGTGTTGGTCACGATCCTGCTTAAGAAATGATTTCGGTAGCCGAGCTAGCCGCCTCGCACGCACACACGAACAGGAGATACGCGATGAAGGTTCTGCGCACGCCCGACGAACGGTTCACAAATCTGCCGGGGTATTCCTACTCGCCACATTACGTCGAGGTGAAGGGGCTGCGAATGCATTACCTCGACGAAGGGCACGGCGATCCCATTCTGTGCCTGCACGGCGCACCGTCGTGGTGCTACCTGTATCGCAAGATGGTGCCAACTCTGTCGCGCGAGCATCGCGTCGTCGCGCCGGACCTGCTGGGCTTCGGCCGTTCGGATAAGCCCACCGAACGATCCGACTATACGTACGCTTTTCATCACGACACCGTGGCCGGTTTCATCGAAGCGCTCGATCTGCGGCGCATCACGCTTGTCTGCCAGGATTGGGGTGGCCTGATTGGACTGCCGCTGGCCGTCGAGATGGCCGACCGTTTCGCGGCACTGGTGATCATGAATACCGGATTGCCGACAGGCGAAGCACCCCAGACCGAGGCCGCGAAGAAAAGCGCCGCGGCGTTCGCGGCCTGGCGTGGATTCGCCGAAACGATGACCGATCTGCCCGTCGGCTTTGTCATCAAGGGCGCGACGAAATCGAAACCCTCGGACGAAATCGTGGCCGCATACGAGGCGCCGTTTCCGGATGCCACGTACAAGGCCGGCGCGGCGAAGTTTCCGCTGCTGGTGCCGATCGCGCCGACGGATGAAGCAGCCCCCGTTATGCAACGAACGCGCGAGGCACTCGCGAAGTGGAACAAACCGGCGCTCGTGATGTTCTCGGACAGCGACCCAATCACGGCCGGTGGCGACGAGTTCTTCCGCCGCTTGATTCCCACGGCCAAGAACGAACCGGCCATCACGATCCGCGACGCGGCTCACTTTCTGCAGGAAGACAAGGGAGAAGAAATTGCCGAAAATATCCGGCAATTCTTGGCGCGCCACAAGAACGCCTGAGCGATCCGGCAATCGCCGTCAGACATGGCGATCGCAGAGTTCTTGGTCCAGTGGCTTGTCACCCAGGGCCGACCTGACTTTCACGATTCTGCGCGATGTGCGGCGCATGTTCCCCACCCGGCTGACGTCCCGATTTAACGGTTTTGCGCTGTGGCGAAACTTTCGGACTCGCGGACTGATAGTCTGTTGCGGCGCCCATCGTCGCGCTCATGCGTTCACGGCGCAGCGACGATTCTCTTGATAACGGTGTTACAGCGGCATGAAACGTGACGCGGTCGATGCCGGTGGGAATTGATCGATTCGCCGGTCGGCCTGGGATGCCATGACCTCGACGCAGATTTATTTTTCGCACGCCCTGGTACTGCTGACCGCGATAACGGTGTCGCCGGTCGCGGCCGCCACCACGCGCGGTCGCGCGTCCTCCGCGCCGAGTGAAGCAAGCGCACCGCCCGCTGATCGACCGGTCGTACGCTGGGTCGAGCCGCCAGCCGCGAAGAAAGCGCCACCGTCCCCTGCCCCACCGATCAACGCGACACAGAAAATCGATCGGCAGCCCGCGGCGCCGGGCAAAGTGAAGAAAGCCACACCGAACACGGCAGTGCGAAAGCCCAAGGGCACGTCCGGTAGTGCGAAGCTGTCGCGCGTCGCACCGTCGGAAATGAATCGGGCCGCGCAAACTTCCAAGAAGGCGACGACCGGCAAAGCATCGTCCAAGAAGGGGACGCCGAAGAAACCGCCGCTCGAAAAGGCGCCCCCCGTCGATGCGCTGAATCCCGAGGCACCCCCGAGCGACGTAACACAGGCAAAGCCGATCGCAGCAACACTGGGCGAAGCGCCTGATCACATTGCGCCGCACGATCTGGAAAATCTCGATGAGCCAGCGACGAACAAGCCGGAATGCCTGCGGCTGCCCCCCGGCCCGGAAGTCGCCCCAAGCTTTGTGATGATTCGTGGCATCGGGCAACCAGGGACTGAACCCGAACTCGAACAACCACAGAGCGAGCAAGGCGCGCCTGCCGAACTAGCACCCTCGGCATCAAGAGCGCGTCCAACGGCGGCTGCCGATCCGGACTCGCAGCCGGCAGCCCCCGCCAAAAAACCCGCGGCGCGCGGTTCACGACCGGCCCCCTCGCGGTCGCCGCGCCGAACCTAGTGATTGGGCCCTCCGCGCCCGATACATTCCGCGCCTGGTTCACTCGGTGCCCGGTTCATTTGGCATCATTCGCGGTGTAAGATAGCGGCCACGCTCGCTGTTTTCTGGCCGTCTCTTTTCACCTGAGAATGAACCACACATGACCATTTTGCCGTCCTCCGCCCACGCTGATTGTTCATGGACACGTCCGCGCCCAACCCGCATGGGCCGGCGCATGCTGCTGGTGGCCGGATTGGCGCTGCTCGCCAGCGCCTCGTCATCGCTGGCCCAGAATTCAAACGCCGCTGATAAGAAGATCGTCCTCGTCGCGGGCACGCCCAGCCACGGTCGCGGAGATCATGAATTCAATGCCGGTGTGTTGCTACTGAAAAAATGCTTGGACGCGGTGCCAGGCATCAAGTGCGACGCGCATCTAAACGGCTGGCCGAAGGATCGGAATGCTTTCGACGGTGCGGACGCCATCATGTTGTATATGGACGGCGGATCGGGGCATCCGCTGATTCGCGATGAGAATCTGGCCCAAATGCGTGCGCTGATGGCCAAGGGAGTCGGCCTGGTATGCGTGCATTATGCCGTTGAGGTACCGAAGGATCGCGGCGGGCCGGAATTGATCGATTGGATCGGCGGCTACTACGAGACCGGCTACTCGATCAATCCGCACTGGGTCGCTGACATCAAGCAATTGCCCGATCATCCGATCACGCGCGGCGTGAAGCCTTTCAAGGC
It includes:
- the xylA gene encoding xylose isomerase; amino-acid sequence: MAAFPEITKIRYEGPTSKNPLAFHHYNPDEIVEGKAMKDHFRFSVAYWHTFRGAGADPFGPGTAVRPWEAPVDSVENAINRVRVAFEFMEKLGVPFYCFHDRDVAPEGATLAESNKNLDAVAKVLKEEQQRTGIKLLWGTANLFSNPRYVHGAATSPNADAFAFAAAQVKKALEVTKELGGDGYTFWGGREGYQNLWNTEMKREVDHLARFMHMSVDYADQIGFKGQFYFEPKPKEPTKHQYDFDVAACINFLRAYGLEKHIKMNIEANHATLAGHSMHHELEYAAMQGFLGSVDANYGDLMLGWDTDQFPTDIYLTTQIMLVLLKYGGFTKGGLNFDAKVRRESFEPVDLFHAHIGGMDAFARGLKIAAAIRADGRLNELLKSRYSSWDSGVGAEIESGKANFKSLEAYMLKKGDATPNTSGRQEMIENLINTFV
- a CDS encoding PEP-CTERM sorting domain-containing protein, translating into MNRGISRKTISILSALAVVLSIVATAQATPLSTLLAPGQSIVVGSLTFDDFTYLGTGDMPTAANINVAPYTTGDAGLTFQGAFLDFAGGSGSNGTIGYRVTSAAGTVISDAALFGNPNVVIGPGTITVAQSFTPNVGALSIFSNSSPGPVQLTDSTALSSSVTSVTVQDLLQASATNGAATLSFFTPTFHVTRVPEPASALLLALGVLGVGVGRVVRRNVKSQETCK
- a CDS encoding GNAT family N-acetyltransferase is translated as MAVDTAKLLGRRIKSGGADCTKGKCAHNLADSRAAASESTTHAAATVHNHVFLATQLPAMTQFLDIHLATDDERCRAHENCHDVWSLGLTLTEHVARREKSALHRRAHWIVGCLGGKVVAALASHPVRFWLHGRSFPGIGIASVHTLDAYRGQGIAPRMIRWAESHEQQAGARISTLFCDIDPRYYERLGYTLCPAHIGWASTDSANPGVNAVAGWRLVAVPAGEEFARRVPRLASLYDSDHGQRPLAVDRTADYWEHLAARQPTAEHFWLLDPTGQTVGYAWLRQAKLDLLIDDQAVLAGDAERREKLFRLVIEMAKGRALTRAGGWMPKASPAEALFAISRREDEITMVKSLDMSLSFDGAAIESADWWQEIDHV
- a CDS encoding NADP-dependent oxidoreductase, yielding MSTAMNERILLATRPVGYPKESDFRLEQQPIEQPADGQFLVRVGYLSLDPYMRGRMSDAKSYATPVKPGEVMVGGGVGRVEASRHPKFAVGDFVVGPNFGWQTYAISNGAGITKVDLELAPISTALGVLGMPGLTAYFGLLEIGQPRPGETVLVSAASGAVGAVVGQIAKIAGCRVVGIVGSDEKAAYIRDELGFDAAVNYRTAPDLAKAIGEACPNGVDVYFENVGGEILDAAMRNLNHRARIPVCGMIAEYNLDKPAVGPRPGRMILVSRARMEGFLVFDFHDQYPQALAALGRWVREGKIKYREDVVDGLKNAPQAFIGLMQGKNFGKLLVRVAKLDR
- a CDS encoding cupin domain-containing protein, which encodes MALPRAQLNQVIDVRPLGHGIATSPTSTLLTTESLELIRLVMPAGKKIPTHQVPGEITVQCLEGKIEFTAGDRSHELRAGEMLGLPGGCPHSLSAVEDATVLVTILLKK
- a CDS encoding haloalkane dehalogenase; the protein is MKVLRTPDERFTNLPGYSYSPHYVEVKGLRMHYLDEGHGDPILCLHGAPSWCYLYRKMVPTLSREHRVVAPDLLGFGRSDKPTERSDYTYAFHHDTVAGFIEALDLRRITLVCQDWGGLIGLPLAVEMADRFAALVIMNTGLPTGEAPQTEAAKKSAAAFAAWRGFAETMTDLPVGFVIKGATKSKPSDEIVAAYEAPFPDATYKAGAAKFPLLVPIAPTDEAAPVMQRTREALAKWNKPALVMFSDSDPITAGGDEFFRRLIPTAKNEPAITIRDAAHFLQEDKGEEIAENIRQFLARHKNA
- a CDS encoding ThuA domain-containing protein, which codes for MGRRMLLVAGLALLASASSSLAQNSNAADKKIVLVAGTPSHGRGDHEFNAGVLLLKKCLDAVPGIKCDAHLNGWPKDRNAFDGADAIMLYMDGGSGHPLIRDENLAQMRALMAKGVGLVCVHYAVEVPKDRGGPELIDWIGGYYETGYSINPHWVADIKQLPDHPITRGVKPFKARDEWYFNMRFRPEMEGVIPIVSATPVDGIRGTPAAKEHPGREEVLAWAVERPDGGRGFGFTGGHFHINWGDDYFRKLILNALVWAAHGDVPADGVSSMVEKEELKQNLDPKGKK